The DNA segment CCTCCGGACGCAACCGACTCACCACTTTCATCAGGATCACTTGAGGCATGTCTCGGAAGAATTCGACTCTTGCCACCATGACTCGACAATTGTGAAGCATAATCTCCTGAAAAGGAAAAATCAGTTTGGAGTGgattaaaacaattaattaccTCGCGCAGGCTCTCTGAAAGTGTGTTCATAATCTCGGCTTCTTTCAAGATTCTCTTCTGGTATTTGAACTCCACGTAACGTATGATTTTCTCCTTCAAATCCGGCGGAATCTGTCTGTAAGTCATGTACTGAGAGATTTCCTGAAGCAGCTTTTGGTGCTTGTTGCGTGCACTGTTGCGGCTCTTGTAAATGCGCAACACTTGAGCCAAGATGATCATGTTGATGGCGCTTCCAGCCACTATGTAGAAAATGTTCATGATCTTGATCGGCCAATCGGTATGAAATGTGCCAGCGTCGGGACCCACAAGCATCACGCATTCTATAATTTCGGTACACATATTGATGAGTTTTTCTAGTTTGTCTTGTACGTTGGTCTCTTGAGTAAATTCCTCTTTACTCATGATTACTGTCTGCATATACATGGTGGTTCCGAGGAACCAGAAGACACCAACGATGAAATACATCGATAGCGCGAGGGATTTGAGACTGGAACTCCAAACCTTGCGCCTTTGCAAATACTTGGTGATGTAACTGTGGAGAGTGGGGAGACGGACCAGTTTCAAGAAGAGAATCCCTTTCAAAGGGTACATGTAGGACGTGTCCGTCAAGTAAATGTACAGACTGATCGGAGACGATGACACCAAGTCGATGATGAAGAACCCCAAGAGATAGTGCAGAGCCACCTTAAATCCCCGCAATTCGATCTTCTGGCGCTCGGAGTCTACATAGCCCGTAAAGAAGTTGACAAAGATGTCTCCGTAGCACATGGCGTCGAGTATCACTTTCCAGTAGATGAGGAAAACTGGGGTGTGGATAAGGAAACAGAGCTCCAGGGGTATCACAAAGACGAGAAGACAGAGATATATCACAATCATGTAGGTTTCCCACCAGATTCGGAACTCGCTGAAGGGATGGATCATAACGTAGTGGTATCTCAGGTGTCTGTCTTCTTCCTCGTGAATTTGCACCGTGGACTTGAGGTAAGCCTTGCTCTCTGGATTGGTCTGACTCACCAGAAAGAATTTGCGAAACTTTCGCCGAAACTCCACGAAATAACCGGAACTTATGTGAAGGATTAAACAGTCGTTGGCATCGATGCAGGGCAAAGTGCAGAAATGGTCTTCGATTTTCCAAGCTGCCATTTTAACAAATATCTTTGACACAAGCTCTCTTTGCAGTTTTAAAAAGAAACAGTATTGACTTTTTTGATACATTTCTATGACAAATTATGTTACACGAAATTCTTATTACACATGACTTGGACAAGATTATCTAGATGTTAGGAAATAACTGGTAAATTGAGTCTCCACTTTCGGTGGTCCGCAGGTAAGAGTTGCATGCACAGCTTCGGATCCAGAAAATCTCTTCGATTTAGTCGCAGCACTTCACAGTCACTCTCGGTGACAGCGGTGAACACTCTCTCTGCCATGGAGATCTCCCAGAACGGCTGTTCTTCGCACAAAACGCAATCTGCAACAGTATAGAATAGCAAGATAGACGAAAGGATGGGCGAACAAACAAATCTCCAGGAGTATCACAAATGTGAGTAAATTAGACAGGTACAGCACCATCATGAGCCTTTTCCACTACT comes from the Tenebrio molitor chromosome 9, icTenMoli1.1, whole genome shotgun sequence genome and includes:
- the LOC138139180 gene encoding potassium/sodium hyperpolarization-activated cyclic nucleotide-gated channel 1-like; protein product: MYQKSQYCFFLKLQRELVSKIFVKMAAWKIEDHFCTLPCIDANDCLILHISSGYFVEFRRKFRKFFLVSQTNPESKAYLKSTVQIHEEEDRHLRYHYVMIHPFSEFRIWWETYMIVIYLCLLVFVIPLELCFLIHTPVFLIYWKVILDAMCYGDIFVNFFTGYVDSERQKIELRGFKVALHYLLGFFIIDLVSSSPISLYIYLTDTSYMYPLKGILFLKLVRLPTLHSYITKYLQRRKVWSSSLKSLALSMYFIVGVFWFLGTTMYMQTVIMSKEEFTQETNVQDKLEKLINMCTEIIECVMLVGPDAGTFHTDWPIKIMNIFYIVAGSAINMIILAQVLRIYKSRNSARNKHQKLLQEISQYMTYRQIPPDLKEKIIRYVEFKYQKRILKEAEIMNTLSESLREEIMLHNCRVMVARVEFFRDMPQVILMKVVSRLRPEVYLKNEVIYQYGSNASAMYFIYIGGVTMYSNKGKELMTLVEGKHFGEISLLSNLPRMYTAVARSDCELLRLNRKDLLEVMKPYPKIRTHLSGAAHEKLQALMSQRQE